Part of the Cryomorphaceae bacterium genome is shown below.
GACTCACCAAATTTGTCGAGGTATTCCTGGATACCTTGCACATCGTACACCACTACGTCGAATTTGTCTTCGATGGCACCATCGCTGTTCAGCACTTTGGTTTGGAAAACGTTTCCGCGGTAGGGATTCAAGTCATCTTTGTCTTCGGGTGAGAGTGGACGATAAACATCCATTACCCATTCACTTACATTTCCGGCCATGTTGTAAAGGCCGTAATCGTTGGGTGCATAGCTGAACACAGGTGCAGTAATATCGGCGTTGTCATTCAGGCTTCCGGCTACTCCCATGTAGTCGCCTCGTCCGCGAACAAAGTTGGCCATCATATCGCCGTAGTAGCGGCTGTTGTTATCTCCGTTACGCACAAAGTGTCCGTTCCAGGGGTAAATTCTTCGTTCGTTGATTAATTCCTGGTAGGAGTTTCCAACAAGTCCGAAAGCAGCAAACTCCCATTCGGCTTCGGTGGGCAGGCGGTAACGGGGTAGAAGAATACCGTCTTCCATGCGCACATTGCGGGTTTCGCGGTTGGGGTTGAAGTCAATCACACCATCCACACGCTTTCCGGCTTCATATTGGCCGGCTAGATATGCATCCGTCGAAAAGTTTTCTTCATTGGTTTGTTGCGGGAAGTGTTCAAACAGACCTTCGCGGATAAGGATGGCCTCATTTACGCGGTCGGTTCGCCAGGCGCAAAAATCGTTTGCCTGAAGCCAATTTACACCTACCACAGGGTAGTCGCGATAAGCCGGGTGACGGAGGTAGTACTCGACGTAAGGCTCGTTGTAGGCGAGCTTGCTCCTCCAAACAAGGGTATCGGGGAGGGCTTTTTTGTAGATTTCGGGGTAGTCCATGCCGTACACCCGACGCAGCCAGTAGAGGTACTCCAGCCAGTAGAAGTTGGTTACTTCGGTTTCGTCCATATAGAATGACGACACAGTAACACGTCGCGGCATGTGGTGCCATTCGTACATAACGTCTTGTTCGGCGCGCCCCATGGAGAATGTCCCCCCCTCAATGAGTACAAGCCCCGGCCCGGTTTCTTGCTCCAGGAAGGGAGCTTTCTCGAAACCACCGTTTCTTTCGTCGTTGTAATTCCAGCCTGTTGCACCAGATTGATCGTATTTACACGAACTCACCAGCACAGCGATACCGCCGGTCAGCATAACTCCAAAAAGGAAGCTTTTCACGGATTGTTTCATGGCTATGGTTTTGCAGATTTGTCTTAACTAACTAAAAAGATGGGCAATTTATTACCCGGAACTTTCTTTTGGCTGGCTTGCAGTTAAACTGATAGGCCGCAGAAATTTCGTGTGAGCCACCGGTTCCGATGCCCAAGCGGTTCAGCGTGAGGTCGTAGCTGTAACCGAAGCGAATGGAATTGGTTTGTACCCCCAACATAATAATTAAAGCATCTTCCCATCGGTACCAGGCACCCAGTACAAAGGGATACTTGTTTACGTACATTCCCAAATTAAGTTGCTGAAAATCTCCCTGAACCATGTAAAGGATGTTGGGAGAGAGTGTTACGTCGCTGTCGCGACCTCCAACGGGGTAGGTAGCTCCTGCGTGAGCAGTCCAGCGTCGGGGAAGACGGCTTGTACCTACAATCAGCGATTCGTTGGGTTGAGTGAGGTGGTGTGTGGCAAATCCAAAGAAGTAAGTCTCATTAAAGAGCAAAAGACCACTCGAGAAGTCGATGTTACTCACGGTACCACCACGAGGAATATCCTGTGTGGCGTAAATAAACCCTTGACGCGTGTCAATCTGGTCGCCGAACTTGAGTTTATTCCAGTCAAGAGACTTATTAAAATAGGTCACTTCAAAACCGGCCTTAATAGACCATGTTTTAGAGATAGGACGTTGGTACGAATAAATACCGCTGATCCGGGTATTGGTTAATGTACCCGTTCCGGCCACGTCGTTTGTTACCAACAGCCCTAAACCTCCTGAAAGCGGATCTACGTGCTGGTCGTACGACGCACTGTAGGTCACAAAGTTTCCGGAAATTGCCGGCCACTGGTTGCGATAATTCATCACAAGCCGCGGGCAACGGGCACTACCGGCAAAAGCGGGGTTCAGGTACAGAGGATTCGCGTAGAACTGGGAAAATTGCGGGTCCTGGGCCTTTCCTTCCTCTTGCCAGAATACTGTAAGTACCACTGTCACAAGTGCTACCGGCAAATATCTTCTCAACATATCGCTCAAATGTGCAATTTTTTGAAGCTCCAATAATACGAATTATTTTGAAATGCCATCATTCGTTAAAATTGCAGCAATATTATTTTTGACTGTGCGTTTAGGCAATGTTTACTCTGAAAACTAAGTCCAACTAACGCGGCAAGATAACCATTTTAGAGGTACAATGAGAAATAGGCTTTTTTACCTTTCCTTTTGTGTGGTGCTCCTGTTGATATTGCCGGAGTTTGTTTTGGCTCAACGCTCACGTGCAGAAACTCCTGCGCGAACGGAAACGCGGGGAGAAAAAAGTGCTTACCTGCTTCAATGGGAAGGTGTCAAAGAAGAGAAGCTTTCTGAAACGGCCTACATTAAGCTGTTGATGCTGCACGGGGCCCAGTACCGGCTCGAACACCACAAAAATCCCATTGTAATTGTGGAGGTGCCCGTGAATGGTCGTCCTGAAAGATTAAATGTTACGCTCACCGATATGGTTTTTGAACCGCTCTCCTCAGCAGAGGTGGCAGCGCTTGATGCCGATTCCATTGCGGACGATATTACAGTTCAGACGCACATTGGTATTCAGCGCGGCAAGTTTATCGCGAAGGCCGAATTTGTTCCCATCCGCAGAAATCAGCGCAGTGGCGGATATGAAAAACTGGTTTCATATGACTACACCCACTATGTGAGCGGCACGGTGCCTGCGCCGCCCAGAGCAGCGAGAACAGGTTCGTCGGTGTTGTCGTCCGGAGAGTGGTACCGGGTTGGCGTGCCACGCGACGGGATGTACCGTATTACCTATCAATACCTGAAGGATATTGGCGTAAACGTGGAAGCCATCACACCCGATCAAATCAACATCTACGGCAACGGAAGCGGTTTGCTACCCTTTCAGAACAGCGTTTTTCGGCACGACGACCTTCAGCCCAACGCGATTCAGGTCGTCGACGGAGGTGATGGCTCTTTTGACCCCGGTGATCATATCCTGTTTTTTGCCAAAGGGCCTCACCGATGGCGCTACGATTCTCAAAACGATGAATTCCGACATGTAAAACACCTGTACTCGGATACGTCCTATTATTTTATTGGTATCGACGCCGGGCCGCCCAAGCGCATCGCTACGGAGCCTTCGCTTCCACAACCACCCACGCATCAGGTGAGCGTTTTTGATGATTATTCCTTTCACGAGCTCGATCAGGTGAATCTTATTAAGTCGGGGAGGAATTTTTTCGGTGAGCTGTTCGATATCCAAACCTCTTACAGCTTTTCGGGCGATCGCTTTACCTTTCCCAATATCCGCACTGATCAAACGGCCAAGGTTAGGGTGCAGGCTGCTGTTCGGCATATTCAGGTAGGAGGCTCCAGTACGGTGTTTGTGAATGTAGCCGGTCAGACCAGCGGGTCGTTTGCGGTTTCAGGCGTATCGGGCAACTACGCTCAAAGCTTTGCAAGGCTGGGCAGTACCCGGCTTGATTTCAATCCTTCGAACCCGGAGTTCAATATTGAAGTGTCCTATCAGCCGCCATCCTCAAATAGCAGGGCGTGGCTCGATTTTATCTCGGTGAATGTTCGCCGCAATCTGGCAATGTCAGGAAACCAAATGCTGTTTCGCGACCAGCAATCGGTAGGAGCAGGTAATATTGCACAGTTCAACCTGAGTTCTGCCAGCTCGGTAAGGCGCATTTGGGATGTTACCGACCCCACTACAGCGGTTGCTATTGATTACGGTCCGGATGGCCCCGGTATTTCATTTACTCGCTCGGCATCACAGCGCAGAGAATATGTGGCCATTACCAATTTCAACTACCCGACACCGACCTTTTTCGGAAAGGTGCCCAATCAGAACTTGCACGCCTTGGTGTCAGGTCAAACCATTGATATGATTATTGTAACCCACCCGCGGTTTTATGCCGAGGCAATGGAACTTGCAGCATATCATACCCATCACCCTGTAGACCCTGTTTACACAGAAGTGGTTACCAACCAACAGGTCTACAATGAGTTTTCGTCGGGAACACCTGATATAACGGCCATCAAAGATTTGATGC
Proteins encoded:
- a CDS encoding type IX secretion system membrane protein PorP/SprF, translating into MELQKIAHLSDMLRRYLPVALVTVVLTVFWQEEGKAQDPQFSQFYANPLYLNPAFAGSARCPRLVMNYRNQWPAISGNFVTYSASYDQHVDPLSGGLGLLVTNDVAGTGTLTNTRISGIYSYQRPISKTWSIKAGFEVTYFNKSLDWNKLKFGDQIDTRQGFIYATQDIPRGGTVSNIDFSSGLLLFNETYFFGFATHHLTQPNESLIVGTSRLPRRWTAHAGATYPVGGRDSDVTLSPNILYMVQGDFQQLNLGMYVNKYPFVLGAWYRWEDALIIMLGVQTNSIRFGYSYDLTLNRLGIGTGGSHEISAAYQFNCKPAKRKFRVINCPSF